One Pristiophorus japonicus isolate sPriJap1 chromosome 19, sPriJap1.hap1, whole genome shotgun sequence genomic window carries:
- the LOC139230282 gene encoding galectin-2-like: MTKSFVNVFEVHNMDMKQGDTLKIQGRIRDDADKFAVNLGSCVDHIALHFNPRFHDERDGAVIVCNSKRHGSWESDQRDSNFPFSHGAEVKIQITFTGENFEIKLPNGDVIVFPNRLALDKITYLSVDKIFKMISFKFS; encoded by the exons TTTGAAGTGCACAACATGGATATGAAGCAAGGAGACACTTTGAAGATTCAAGGGAGGATTAGAGATGATGCTGACAA ATTTGCAGTGAATCTGGGGAGCTGCGTGGACCACATCGCCCTGCACTTCAACCCTCGTTTCCATGATGAGCGCGACGGAGCCGTGATCGTCTGCAACTCCAAGCGCCATGGCAGCTGGGAGAGCGACCAGAGAGACTCCAACTTTCCCTTCAGCCACGGGGCGGAGGTCAAG ATACAAATCACTTTCACAGGAGAAAACTTTGAGATCAAACTTCCAAACGGTGACGTGATAGTTTTCCCCAACAGACTGGCACTGGACAAAATCACCTACCTGAGTGTGGACAAAATCTTCAAAATGATCTCCTTCAAGTTCAGTTAA